In a genomic window of Phacochoerus africanus isolate WHEZ1 chromosome 6, ROS_Pafr_v1, whole genome shotgun sequence:
- the LOC125129462 gene encoding sodium/potassium-transporting ATPase subunit alpha-2 isoform X1: MGRGAGREYSPAATTAENGGGKKKQKEKELDELKKEVAMDDHKLSLDELGRKYQVDLSKGLTNQRAQDILARDGPNALTPPPTTPEWVKFCRQLFGGFSILLWIGAILCFLAYGIQAAMEDEPSNDNLYLGVVLAAVVIVTGCFSYYQEAKSSKIMDSFKNMVPQQALVVREGEKMQINAEEVVVGDLVEVKGGDRVPADLRIISSHGCKVDNSSLTGESEPQTRSPEFTHENPLETRNICFFSTNCVEGTARGIVIATGDRTVMGRIATLASGLEVGRTPIAMEIEHFIQLITGVAVFLGVSFFVLSLILGYSWLEAVIFLIGIIVANVPEGLLATVTVCLTLTAKRMARKNCLVKNLEAVETLGSTSTICSDKTGTLTQNRMTVAHMWFDNQIHEADTTEDQSGATFDKRSPTWTALSRIAGLCNRAVFKAGQENISVSKRDTAGDASESALLKCIELSCGSVRKMRDRNPKVAEIPFNSTNKYQLSIHEREDNPQSHVLVMKGAPERILDRCSSILVQGKEIPLDKEMQDAFQNAYLELGGLGERVLGFCQLNLPSGKFPRGFKFDTDELNFPTEKLCFVGLMSMIDPPRAAVPDAVGKCRSAGIKVIMVTGDHPITAKAIAKGVGIISEGNETVEDIAARLNIPVSQVNPREAKACVVHGSDLKDMTSEQLDEILKNHTEIVFARTSPQQKLIIVEGCQRQGAIVAVTGDGVNDSPALKKADIGIAMGIAGSDVSKQAADMILLDDNFASIVTGVEEGRLIFDNLKKSIAYTLTSNIPEITPFLLFIIANIPLPLGTVTILCIDLGTDMVPAISLAYEAAESDIMKRQPRNPQTDKLVNERLISMAYGQIGMIQALGGFFTYFVILAENGFLPSRLLGIRLDWDDRSMNDLEDSYGQEWTYEQRKVVEFTCHTAFFASIVVVQWADLIICKTRRNSVFQQGMKNKILIFGLLEETALAAFLSYCPGMGVALRMYPLKVTWWFCAFPYSLLIFIYDEVRKLILRRYPGGWVEKETYY, translated from the exons gcCGGCCGCGAGTACTCCCCTGCAGCCACCACTGCAGAAAATGGAGGTGGCaagaagaagcagaaggagaAGGAGCTGGATGAGCTGAAGAAGGAGGTGGCCATG GATGACCACAAGCTGTCCTTGGATGAGCTGGGCCGCAAGTACCAAGTGGATCTGTCCAAG GGCCTCACCAACCAGAGGGCCCAGGACATTCTGGCTCGGGATGGGCCCAACGCCCTCACCCCGCCCCCAACAACCCCGGAGTGGGTCAAGTTCTGTCGCCAGCTTTTCGGGGGCTTCTCCATCCTGCTGTGGATCGGGGCCATCCTCTGCTTCCTGGCCTACGGCATCCAGGCTGCCATGGAGGATGAACCATCCAATGACAAT CTCTACCTGGGTGTGGTTCTGGCAGCTGTGGTCATTGTCACGGGCTGCTTCTCCTACTACCAGGAAGCCAAGAGCTCCAAGATCATGGACTCTTTCAAGAACATGGTGCCTCAG CAAGCCCTCGTGGTGCGGGAAGGAGAGAAGATGCAGATCAACgcagaggaggtggtggtgggagacCTGGTGGAGGTCAAGGGTGGAGACCGTGTGCCAGCCGACCTCCGGATCATCTCCTCTCATGGCTGTAAG GTGGATAACTCATCACTGACAGGCGAGTCAGAGCCTCAGACCCGCTCCCCCGAGTTCACCCACGAGAACCCGCTGGAGACCCGCAATATCTGTTTCTTCTCTACCAACTGTGTGGAAG GCACTGCCAGAGGCATCGTGATTGCCACCGGTGACCGCACGGTGATGGGCCGCATAGCCACTCTGGCCTCAGGCCTGGAGGTTGGGCGGACACCCATAGCCATGGAGATTGAGCACTTCATCCAGCTGATCACAGGGGTAGCTGTGTTCCTGGGGGTCTCCTTCTTCGTGCTGTCCCTTATCCTGGGCTACAGCTGGCTGGAGGCTGTTATCTTCCTCATCGGCATCATCGTGGCCAATGTGCCTGAGGGTCTGCTGGCCACTGTCACG GTGTGTTTGACCCTGACGGCCAAGCGCATGGCTCGGAAGAACTGCCTGGTGAAGAACCTGGAGGCGGTGGAGACGCTGGGCTCCACCTCCACCATCTGTTCAGACAAGACGGGCACCCTCACCCAGAACCGCATGACCGTCGCCCATATGTGGTTTGACAACCAGATCCATGAGGCTGACACCACGGAAGACCAGTCTG gggCCACGTTTGACAAACGATCCCCCACATGGACGGCCCTGTCCCGGATTGCTGGTCTCTGCAACCGTGCTGTCTTCAAGGCTGGGCAGGAGAACATCTCTGTGTCTAAG CGGGATACAGCCGGTGATGCCTCTGAGTCAGCTCTGCTCAAGTGCATTGAACTGTCCTGTGGGTCCGTGAGGAAGATGAGGGATAGAAACCCCAAGGTGGCAGAGATCCCTTTCAACTCAACCAACAAGTATCAG CTGTCCATCCACGAGCGAGAAGACAACCCCCAGAGCCATGTGCTGGTGATGAAGGGGGCCCCAGAGCGCATCCTGGACCGGTGCTCCTCCATCTTGGTGCAGGGCAAAGAGATCCCTCTGGACAAGGAGATGCAGGATGCCTTCCAGAATGCCTACCTGGAGCTGGGAGGACTGGGCGAGCGTGTGCTGG GCTTCTGTCAATTGAATCTGCCCTCTGGAAAGTTTCCTCGGGGCTTCAAATTCGACACAGATGAGCTGAACTTTCCCACGGAGAAGCTCTGCTTCGTGGGGCTCATGTCCATGATTGACCCTCCACGGGCTGCTGTGCCGGATGCTGTGGGCAAGTGCCGGAGTGCAGGCATCAAG GTGATCATGGTGACTGGGGACCACCCTATCACAGCCAAGGCCATTGCCAAAGGCGTGGGCATCATCTCAGAGGGCAATGAGACTGTGGAGGACATTGCTGCCCGGCTCAACATTCCTGTCAGCCAGGTCAACCCCAG AGAAGCCAAGGCGTGTGTGGTGCACGGCTCTGACCTGAAGGACATGACGTCAGAGCAGCTGGATGAAATCCTCAAGAACCACACAGAGATCGTCTTTGCCCGGACGTCTCCTCAGCAGAAGCTCATCATCGTGGAGGGCTGTCAGAGGCAG GGAGCCATTGTGGCGGTGACTGGGGACGGGGTGAACGACTCCCCTGCGCTGAAGAAGGCGGACATCGGCATCGCCATGGGCATCGCCGGCTCTGACGTGTCTAAGCAGGCGGCCGACATGATCCTGCTGGACGACAACTTTGCCTCCATCGTCACGGGCGtggaggagg GCCGCCTGATCTTTGACAACCTGAAGAAATCCATCGCCTACACCCTGACCAGCAACATCCCCGAGATCACCCCCTTCCTGCTCTTCATCATCGCCAACATCCCCCTGCCTCTGGGCACCGTGACCATCCTCTGCATTGACCTGGGCACCGACatg GTCCCTGCCATCTCCTTGGCCTATGAGGCAGCTGAGAGCGACATCATGAAACGGCAGCCGAGGAACCCGCAGACTGACAAGCTGGTGAATGAGAGACTCATCAGCATGGCCTATGGACAGATCG GGATGATCCAGGCACTGGGTGGCTTCTTCACCTACTTCGTGATCCTGGCAGAGAACGGCTTCCTGCCTTCACGGCTACTGGGAATCCGCCTTGATTGGGATGACCGATCCATGAATGACCTGGAGGACAGCTATGGACAGGAGTGG ACCTATGAGCAGCGGAAGGTGGTGGAGTTCACGTGCCACACGGCCTTCTTTGCCAGCATCGTGGTCGTGCAGTGGGCGGACCTCATCATCTGCAAGACCCGCCGCAACTCAGTCTTCCAGCAGGGCATGAA gAACAAGATTCTGATTTTTGGGCTCCTGGAGGAGACAGCACTGGCGGCCTTTCTGTCTTACTGCCcgggcatgggtgtggccctccgCATGTACCCCCTCAA GGTCACCTGGTGGTTCTGCGCCTTCCCCTACAGCCTCCTCATCTTCATCTACGATGAGGTCCGCAAGTTGATCCTGCGACGATATCCTGGGG GCTGGGTGGAGAAGGAGACATACTACTGA
- the LOC125129462 gene encoding sodium/potassium-transporting ATPase subunit alpha-2 isoform X2, with the protein MGRGAGREYSPAATTAENGGGKKKQKEKELDELKKEVAMDDHKLSLDELGRKYQVDLSKGLTNQRAQDILARDGPNALTPPPTTPEWVKFCRQLFGGFSILLWIGAILCFLAYGIQAAMEDEPSNDNLYLGVVLAAVVIVTGCFSYYQEAKSSKIMDSFKNMVPQQALVVREGEKMQINAEEVVVGDLVEVKGGDRVPADLRIISSHGCKVDNSSLTGESEPQTRSPEFTHENPLETRNICFFSTNCVEGTARGIVIATGDRTVMGRIATLASGLEVGRTPIAMEIEHFIQLITGVAVFLGVSFFVLSLILGYSWLEAVIFLIGIIVANVPEGLLATVTVCLTLTAKRMARKNCLVKNLEAVETLGSTSTICSDKTGTLTQNRMTVAHMWFDNQIHEADTTEDQSGATFDKRSPTWTALSRIAGLCNRAVFKAGQENISVSKRDTAGDASESALLKCIELSCGSVRKMRDRNPKVAEIPFNSTNKYQLSIHEREDNPQSHVLVMKGAPERILDRCSSILVQGKEIPLDKEMQDAFQNAYLELGGLGERVLGFCQLNLPSGKFPRGFKFDTDELNFPTEKLCFVGLMSMIDPPRAAVPDAVGKCRSAGIKVIMVTGDHPITAKAIAKGVGIISEGNETVEDIAARLNIPVSQVNPREAKACVVHGSDLKDMTSEQLDEILKNHTEIVFARTSPQQKLIIVEGCQRQGAIVAVTGDGVNDSPALKKADIGIAMGIAGSDVSKQAADMILLDDNFASIVTGVEEGRLIFDNLKKSIAYTLTSNIPEITPFLLFIIANIPLPLGTVTILCIDLGTDMVPAISLAYEAAESDIMKRQPRNPQTDKLVNERLISMAYGQIGMIQALGGFFTYFVILAENGFLPSRLLGIRLDWDDRSMNDLEDSYGQEWTYEQRKVVEFTCHTAFFASIVVVQWADLIICKTRRNSVFQQGMKAWHLEGTQ; encoded by the exons gcCGGCCGCGAGTACTCCCCTGCAGCCACCACTGCAGAAAATGGAGGTGGCaagaagaagcagaaggagaAGGAGCTGGATGAGCTGAAGAAGGAGGTGGCCATG GATGACCACAAGCTGTCCTTGGATGAGCTGGGCCGCAAGTACCAAGTGGATCTGTCCAAG GGCCTCACCAACCAGAGGGCCCAGGACATTCTGGCTCGGGATGGGCCCAACGCCCTCACCCCGCCCCCAACAACCCCGGAGTGGGTCAAGTTCTGTCGCCAGCTTTTCGGGGGCTTCTCCATCCTGCTGTGGATCGGGGCCATCCTCTGCTTCCTGGCCTACGGCATCCAGGCTGCCATGGAGGATGAACCATCCAATGACAAT CTCTACCTGGGTGTGGTTCTGGCAGCTGTGGTCATTGTCACGGGCTGCTTCTCCTACTACCAGGAAGCCAAGAGCTCCAAGATCATGGACTCTTTCAAGAACATGGTGCCTCAG CAAGCCCTCGTGGTGCGGGAAGGAGAGAAGATGCAGATCAACgcagaggaggtggtggtgggagacCTGGTGGAGGTCAAGGGTGGAGACCGTGTGCCAGCCGACCTCCGGATCATCTCCTCTCATGGCTGTAAG GTGGATAACTCATCACTGACAGGCGAGTCAGAGCCTCAGACCCGCTCCCCCGAGTTCACCCACGAGAACCCGCTGGAGACCCGCAATATCTGTTTCTTCTCTACCAACTGTGTGGAAG GCACTGCCAGAGGCATCGTGATTGCCACCGGTGACCGCACGGTGATGGGCCGCATAGCCACTCTGGCCTCAGGCCTGGAGGTTGGGCGGACACCCATAGCCATGGAGATTGAGCACTTCATCCAGCTGATCACAGGGGTAGCTGTGTTCCTGGGGGTCTCCTTCTTCGTGCTGTCCCTTATCCTGGGCTACAGCTGGCTGGAGGCTGTTATCTTCCTCATCGGCATCATCGTGGCCAATGTGCCTGAGGGTCTGCTGGCCACTGTCACG GTGTGTTTGACCCTGACGGCCAAGCGCATGGCTCGGAAGAACTGCCTGGTGAAGAACCTGGAGGCGGTGGAGACGCTGGGCTCCACCTCCACCATCTGTTCAGACAAGACGGGCACCCTCACCCAGAACCGCATGACCGTCGCCCATATGTGGTTTGACAACCAGATCCATGAGGCTGACACCACGGAAGACCAGTCTG gggCCACGTTTGACAAACGATCCCCCACATGGACGGCCCTGTCCCGGATTGCTGGTCTCTGCAACCGTGCTGTCTTCAAGGCTGGGCAGGAGAACATCTCTGTGTCTAAG CGGGATACAGCCGGTGATGCCTCTGAGTCAGCTCTGCTCAAGTGCATTGAACTGTCCTGTGGGTCCGTGAGGAAGATGAGGGATAGAAACCCCAAGGTGGCAGAGATCCCTTTCAACTCAACCAACAAGTATCAG CTGTCCATCCACGAGCGAGAAGACAACCCCCAGAGCCATGTGCTGGTGATGAAGGGGGCCCCAGAGCGCATCCTGGACCGGTGCTCCTCCATCTTGGTGCAGGGCAAAGAGATCCCTCTGGACAAGGAGATGCAGGATGCCTTCCAGAATGCCTACCTGGAGCTGGGAGGACTGGGCGAGCGTGTGCTGG GCTTCTGTCAATTGAATCTGCCCTCTGGAAAGTTTCCTCGGGGCTTCAAATTCGACACAGATGAGCTGAACTTTCCCACGGAGAAGCTCTGCTTCGTGGGGCTCATGTCCATGATTGACCCTCCACGGGCTGCTGTGCCGGATGCTGTGGGCAAGTGCCGGAGTGCAGGCATCAAG GTGATCATGGTGACTGGGGACCACCCTATCACAGCCAAGGCCATTGCCAAAGGCGTGGGCATCATCTCAGAGGGCAATGAGACTGTGGAGGACATTGCTGCCCGGCTCAACATTCCTGTCAGCCAGGTCAACCCCAG AGAAGCCAAGGCGTGTGTGGTGCACGGCTCTGACCTGAAGGACATGACGTCAGAGCAGCTGGATGAAATCCTCAAGAACCACACAGAGATCGTCTTTGCCCGGACGTCTCCTCAGCAGAAGCTCATCATCGTGGAGGGCTGTCAGAGGCAG GGAGCCATTGTGGCGGTGACTGGGGACGGGGTGAACGACTCCCCTGCGCTGAAGAAGGCGGACATCGGCATCGCCATGGGCATCGCCGGCTCTGACGTGTCTAAGCAGGCGGCCGACATGATCCTGCTGGACGACAACTTTGCCTCCATCGTCACGGGCGtggaggagg GCCGCCTGATCTTTGACAACCTGAAGAAATCCATCGCCTACACCCTGACCAGCAACATCCCCGAGATCACCCCCTTCCTGCTCTTCATCATCGCCAACATCCCCCTGCCTCTGGGCACCGTGACCATCCTCTGCATTGACCTGGGCACCGACatg GTCCCTGCCATCTCCTTGGCCTATGAGGCAGCTGAGAGCGACATCATGAAACGGCAGCCGAGGAACCCGCAGACTGACAAGCTGGTGAATGAGAGACTCATCAGCATGGCCTATGGACAGATCG GGATGATCCAGGCACTGGGTGGCTTCTTCACCTACTTCGTGATCCTGGCAGAGAACGGCTTCCTGCCTTCACGGCTACTGGGAATCCGCCTTGATTGGGATGACCGATCCATGAATGACCTGGAGGACAGCTATGGACAGGAGTGG ACCTATGAGCAGCGGAAGGTGGTGGAGTTCACGTGCCACACGGCCTTCTTTGCCAGCATCGTGGTCGTGCAGTGGGCGGACCTCATCATCTGCAAGACCCGCCGCAACTCAGTCTTCCAGCAGGGCATGAA AGCCTGGCACCTGGAGGGTACTCAGTGA